From [Flavobacterium] thermophilum:
ACGGTGAAAATTCCGGAGGCGAATGAGTATTTAGGAAAAGAAGAGTACTGGTCCATCATTGATGTTCCGTATGGCAGCGTGAATGCCGCTACCGGCAATCTGATTATAGACGAAGACGATGTTTCGATTTCCGGAAGAGGACCGGGGCTTGAAATCACAAGAACTTACAATAGTTTATCCACATCGGTTGGATTGTTTGGAAAAGGATGGCATAGCGATGCGGAAATGAACATCGTTGCCCAAGGAAATGAAGCAAGATTTACGGATGAAGATGGCACACTCCATATATTCACGAAATTATCCGACGGCACGTATAAAGCCCCGACAGGTGTTTACTTGGAGTTAAGCGAAACAACCGATGAATATATCCTGACGACAAAAGATCAAACGAAAATCCACTTTCAAAAAAGTGACGGCAAGTTAACGAAAATCGTAGATGGACATGGGAATGCCACTACCTACAGTTATTCTAACGGAAAGCTAGTGTCGATTACCGATGCATCAGGCAGAAAACTGAGTATGGAGTATAACGCAAGCGGAAGAATCCAGAAAATTACCGCCCCAATGAACCGGACAATCACGTATGAGTATAACAACGACTTGTTAACAAAAGTAACCCAGACGGGCGGGGAAGTAACGAGATACCAATATAATGAACTTGGTCGATTAGAGAAAGTATTGGAACCGACACATACGGAAGCAAAACCGGTCGTTAATCAGTTCATTTATCATGGCGACAGGCTAAGCCAAGCGATTGATCCTGAAAACCGCATCTATACGATGAACTATGACCAAACAAAACGACAACTTGTCGTAACGCAACCGAATGGCCGTAAAATTCAGTATAAATCTGTAGATGAGCAAATTCGCTAACATAAATTTACAACCAAACAAAAAAGAAGACATGAACCCGATTCCTTGGTTAAAATAGATGTGCCACAACTATCCACAAGGAGGTTCATGTCTCATGAATAGATTAGCACATCATCAAG
This genomic window contains:
- the wapA_1 gene encoding Cell wall-associated polypeptide CWBP200, which produces MPTIPNLAKPSAPTGVSYTNGNGTGYIDFKWNPVSGATGYKIWIFNGSYYESLDVGNVTSWTTKNKKYWPTSTEIHAGRYKLHVNDGLGTELAVDPSPVYANAGTKYATAANYWIRVSAYNSQGETVFSDAYMPRIPDLPVPSAPSGFAYSNQSGSNSGYVMLNWDKIPGATGYKVWIFNGLYYEAFDVGDVDHWTTQNKGIWPTPEEIQQGDSSTLTLHHDGKGLELPKDPSPMYEKMGTKYATSTHYYFRLSAYNADGETVFSSNALTVKIPEANEYLGKEEYWSIIDVPYGSVNAATGNLIIDEDDVSISGRGPGLEITRTYNSLSTSVGLFGKGWHSDAEMNIVAQGNEARFTDEDGTLHIFTKLSDGTYKAPTGVYLELSETTDEYILTTKDQTKIHFQKSDGKLTKIVDGHGNATTYSYSNGKLVSITDASGRKLSMEYNASGRIQKITAPMNRTITYEYNNDLLTKVTQTGGEVTRYQYNELGRLEKVLEPTHTEAKPVVNQFIYHGDRLSQAIDPENRIYTMNYDQTKRQLVVTQPNGRKIQYKSVDEQIR